A region from the Vicia villosa cultivar HV-30 ecotype Madison, WI linkage group LG3, Vvil1.0, whole genome shotgun sequence genome encodes:
- the LOC131661618 gene encoding uncharacterized protein LOC131661618, giving the protein MALQMAPSSSKVLILVGAGLASSIVLNGGQLSAVIAQLQEVLKGVDDQVKISTAGYDSAAIAAQVRQLAQEIRELTLSRPMTIYNENSSRGGLASYLLPAAAIGAMGYCYMRWKDLSFSDVMFATKKNMANAVASVSKQLENVHETLASTKRHLTKRLEGLDLKVEEQKELGQHISNDVNAVKSDLSQIGCDVELIHQMMSGLEEKLKLIEGNQDVTNSGIWYMCKLADNLNNEPNGRVYKGLAELTSTLEEKAPKGLQFIAETPDTIENSAIITKKVGLNFSDEKQSFSKSRVHRAYPVGISVSKGISDLV; this is encoded by the exons ATGGCGTTACAAATGGCACCTAGCTCCTCCAAGGTTCTCATCCTCGTTGGAGCTG GTTTGGCTAGTTCGATTGTTTTGAATGGTGGACAATTGTCTGCTGTTATTGCACAGCTTCAGGAAGTGCTCAAGGGAGTTGATGATCAGGTTAAGATTTCAACTGCTGGATATGACTCCGCCGCTATTGCTGCTCAG GTTCGGCAACTAGCTCAAGAAATTAGGGAGTTGACCTTGTCTAGGCCTATGACTATCTATAATGAAAATTCTTCTAGAG GGGGTCTCGCTTCTTACTTACTACCTGCTGCTGCAATAGGAGCTATGGGATATTGTTACATGCGGTGGAAG GATTTGTCATTTTCTGATGTAATGTTTGCGACAAAAAAGAATATGGCTAATGCTGTTGCAAGTGTGTCAAAGCAACTAGAGAATGTACATGAAACATTGGCA tcaacaaaaagacatctaACAAAGAGGTTGGAAGGTCTTGACTTGAAGGTTGAAGAGCAGAAAGAGTTAGGCCAACATATTTCAAATGAC GTGAATGCAGTAAAGTCAGACCTTTCTCAGATTGGGTGTGATGTTGAACTTATACATCAAATGATGTCCGGGCTG GAAGAGAAGCTCAAGCTTATCGAAGGCAATCAG GATGTTACCAACTCAGGTATCTGGTATATGTGCAAACTTGCTGACAATCTCAACAATGAGCCAAATGGTAGAGTTTACAAG GGACTTGCAGAACTTACATCGACACTTGAGGAGAAAGCCCCTAAG GGGCTTCAATTCATCGCTGAAACACCCGACACCATTGAGAACTCAGCCATAATAACAAAGAAAGTTGGTCTCAACTTTTCAGACGAGAAACAATCTTTTTCTAAATCAAGAGTACACAGGGCATATCCTGTTGGCATTTCGGTGAGCAAGGGCATTTCTGATTTGGTT
- the LOC131661619 gene encoding uncharacterized protein LOC131661619 isoform X1, with protein MHTPSSLVNISVSWRGKKFVVDMSLDATVKDLGEELRKLTDIREDTMKLIVPQVAAGRTSKLLAPFSTEHAILTLREASISQDKSILMMGVSTNEVDKVLKNAEANLRIAGFEEEEKRLKQKISHGPRVSLKLPQGPYIFCEFRTLEIPGLKLNPPPSEALKRMHMLAADPGIVAVMNKHRWRVGIMTEMAPIGYVGVSPKCILGFNKNHGEEISLRLRTDDLKGFRKYESIKKTLLHELAHMIYSEHDANFYALDKQLNQEAASLDWTRSAGHTLSGVRSSETYEDDFVADDNSNIPQKLGGNRSDQLMSARESSVTAAYHRMASVISNKLEESEVNQEPDHDHSGADIRENPDHMESSSEEIKYSDTPIIIDEGLNEPDPDDQIKNGMKHEPDPDDSYHAEPLHSQIGTVNMDASYPDANDSETSLKSIAPEIEINMIAEPDPDDSMVPTPKLSTLQTDEPDPDDQELQRINGAMTAVCNRLQKALEMLKSEVSPMQSTSVLQTLFKIISNVIEHPEMEKYKRLRKANPVIERNILTNKAALEILSLVGFRDDVIFDNFGKEDAYLVLKRNDPGLLWLAKSMIESSSAC; from the exons ATGCACACTCCATCAAGCCTTGTCAACATCTCTGTTTCATGGAGGGGGAAAAAGTTTGTTGTAGACATGAGTTTGGATGCCACTGTGAAGGATCTAGGGGAGGAATTGCGAAAATTAACTGATATAAGAGAAGATACCATGAAGCTTATTGTTCCACAAGTTGCTGCCGGTAGAACATCTAAACTGCTGGCTCCCTTTTCAACTGAGCATGCAATTTTAACTTTGCGGGAAGCTTCCATTTCCCAG GACAAGTCAATTCTAATGATGGGCGTATCAACAAATGAGGTCGACAAAGTTCTGAAAAATGCCGAAGCAAATTTAAGAATAGCAGGATTTGAGGAGGAGGAAAAGAGACTGAAACAGAAAATTTCACATGGACCCCGTGTTTCATTGAAACTTCCTCAAGGGCCTTATATATTTTGTGAATTTCGCACTCTTGAAATTCCTGGATTGAAG TTGAATCCCCCTCCATCTGAGGCACTGAAAAGAATGCATATGCTTGCTGCTGATCCTGGAATTGTTGCAGTCATGAACAAG CATCGTTGGCGTGTAGGAATCATGACTGAGATGGCTCCCATTGGTTATGTTGGTGTGAGCCCAAAATGCATTCTTGGTTTTAACAAG AATCATGGAGAGGAAATATCATTGCGACTTCGAACCGATGACCTCAAAGGTTTCAGGAAATACGAAAGCATCAAGAAAACTCTTCTACATGAACTT GCTCACATGATATACTCTGAACATGATGCAAACTTTTATGCTCTGGATAAGCAG tTAAACCAAGAAGCTGCTAGTTTAGATTGGACCAGATCTGCAGGCCACACTTTGAGTGGAGTGAGGAGTTCTGAAACCTATGAAGATGATTTTGTAGCTGACGACAATAGTAATATTCCTCAGAAGCTTGGAGGTAATAGGTCAGACCAGCTAATGAGTGCTCGCGAATCTTCAGTTACTGCTGCTTACCATAGGATGGCTAGTGTTATCTCTAACAAGCTGGAAGAGTCCGAAGTAAATCAAGAACCGGACCATGATCATTCCGGTGCTGATATCAGAGAAAACCCCGATCATATGGAATCTTCCTCCGAAGAAATTAAATATAGTGACACACCTATCATTATTGACGAAGGACTTAATGAGCCCGACCCCGATGATCAAATTAAAAATGGAATGAAACATGAACCTGATCCCGATGATTCTTATCATG CAGAGCCTTTGCATTCTCAGATAGGTACAGTGAATATGGATGCAAGTTATCCTGATGCAAATGATTCAGAAACATCGTTAAAGTCTATTGCTCCAGAAATTG AAATAAATATGATAGCAGAACCTGATCCTGATGACAGCATGGTTCCCACACCAAAATTATCTACATTGCAGACTGATGAGCCAGATCCAGATGACCAAGAACTCCAGAGGATAAATGGTGCCATGACTGCTGTATGTAATCGATTGCAGAAGGCCTTGGAGATGCTAAAAAGTGAAGTTAGTCCAATGCAAAGTACTTCAGTTCTCCAAACTCTCTTTAAAATAATTAG TAATGTGATCGAACATCCAGAAATGGAAAAATACAAAAGATTGCGGAAG GCTAATCCTGTCATTGAGAGGAATATCCTTACTAATAAAG CTGCCTTGGAAATTCTCTCGTTAGTTGGTTTTAGAGACGATGTTATATTTGACAATTTTGGGAAGGAAGATGCATACTTGGTGTTGAAGCGGAATGATCCTGGCCTATTGTGGCTAGCTAAGTCAATGATTGAGTCAAGTAGTGCTTGCTAG
- the LOC131661619 gene encoding uncharacterized protein LOC131661619 isoform X2, whose product MHTPSSLVNISVSWRGKKFVVDMSLDATVKDLGEELRKLTDIREDTMKLIVPQVAAGRTSKLLAPFSTEHAILTLREASISQDKSILMMGVSTNEVDKVLKNAEANLRIAGFEEEEKRLKQKISHGPRVSLKLPQGPYIFCEFRTLEIPGLKLNPPPSEALKRMHMLAADPGIVAVMNKHRWRVGIMTEMAPIGYVGVSPKCILGFNKNHGEEISLRLRTDDLKGFRKYESIKKTLLHELAHMIYSEHDANFYALDKQLNQEAASLDWTRSAGHTLSGVRSSETYEDDFVADDNSNIPQKLGGNRSDQLMSARESSVTAAYHRMASVISNKLEESEVNQEPDHDHSGADIRENPDHMESSSEEIKYSDTPIIIDEGLNEPDPDDQIKNGMKHEPDPDDSYHEPLHSQIGTVNMDASYPDANDSETSLKSIAPEIEINMIAEPDPDDSMVPTPKLSTLQTDEPDPDDQELQRINGAMTAVCNRLQKALEMLKSEVSPMQSTSVLQTLFKIISNVIEHPEMEKYKRLRKANPVIERNILTNKAALEILSLVGFRDDVIFDNFGKEDAYLVLKRNDPGLLWLAKSMIESSSAC is encoded by the exons ATGCACACTCCATCAAGCCTTGTCAACATCTCTGTTTCATGGAGGGGGAAAAAGTTTGTTGTAGACATGAGTTTGGATGCCACTGTGAAGGATCTAGGGGAGGAATTGCGAAAATTAACTGATATAAGAGAAGATACCATGAAGCTTATTGTTCCACAAGTTGCTGCCGGTAGAACATCTAAACTGCTGGCTCCCTTTTCAACTGAGCATGCAATTTTAACTTTGCGGGAAGCTTCCATTTCCCAG GACAAGTCAATTCTAATGATGGGCGTATCAACAAATGAGGTCGACAAAGTTCTGAAAAATGCCGAAGCAAATTTAAGAATAGCAGGATTTGAGGAGGAGGAAAAGAGACTGAAACAGAAAATTTCACATGGACCCCGTGTTTCATTGAAACTTCCTCAAGGGCCTTATATATTTTGTGAATTTCGCACTCTTGAAATTCCTGGATTGAAG TTGAATCCCCCTCCATCTGAGGCACTGAAAAGAATGCATATGCTTGCTGCTGATCCTGGAATTGTTGCAGTCATGAACAAG CATCGTTGGCGTGTAGGAATCATGACTGAGATGGCTCCCATTGGTTATGTTGGTGTGAGCCCAAAATGCATTCTTGGTTTTAACAAG AATCATGGAGAGGAAATATCATTGCGACTTCGAACCGATGACCTCAAAGGTTTCAGGAAATACGAAAGCATCAAGAAAACTCTTCTACATGAACTT GCTCACATGATATACTCTGAACATGATGCAAACTTTTATGCTCTGGATAAGCAG tTAAACCAAGAAGCTGCTAGTTTAGATTGGACCAGATCTGCAGGCCACACTTTGAGTGGAGTGAGGAGTTCTGAAACCTATGAAGATGATTTTGTAGCTGACGACAATAGTAATATTCCTCAGAAGCTTGGAGGTAATAGGTCAGACCAGCTAATGAGTGCTCGCGAATCTTCAGTTACTGCTGCTTACCATAGGATGGCTAGTGTTATCTCTAACAAGCTGGAAGAGTCCGAAGTAAATCAAGAACCGGACCATGATCATTCCGGTGCTGATATCAGAGAAAACCCCGATCATATGGAATCTTCCTCCGAAGAAATTAAATATAGTGACACACCTATCATTATTGACGAAGGACTTAATGAGCCCGACCCCGATGATCAAATTAAAAATGGAATGAAACATGAACCTGATCCCGATGATTCTTATCATG AGCCTTTGCATTCTCAGATAGGTACAGTGAATATGGATGCAAGTTATCCTGATGCAAATGATTCAGAAACATCGTTAAAGTCTATTGCTCCAGAAATTG AAATAAATATGATAGCAGAACCTGATCCTGATGACAGCATGGTTCCCACACCAAAATTATCTACATTGCAGACTGATGAGCCAGATCCAGATGACCAAGAACTCCAGAGGATAAATGGTGCCATGACTGCTGTATGTAATCGATTGCAGAAGGCCTTGGAGATGCTAAAAAGTGAAGTTAGTCCAATGCAAAGTACTTCAGTTCTCCAAACTCTCTTTAAAATAATTAG TAATGTGATCGAACATCCAGAAATGGAAAAATACAAAAGATTGCGGAAG GCTAATCCTGTCATTGAGAGGAATATCCTTACTAATAAAG CTGCCTTGGAAATTCTCTCGTTAGTTGGTTTTAGAGACGATGTTATATTTGACAATTTTGGGAAGGAAGATGCATACTTGGTGTTGAAGCGGAATGATCCTGGCCTATTGTGGCTAGCTAAGTCAATGATTGAGTCAAGTAGTGCTTGCTAG